In Lutra lutra chromosome 6, mLutLut1.2, whole genome shotgun sequence, the following are encoded in one genomic region:
- the DPPA5 gene encoding developmental pluripotency-associated 5 protein — protein MGTLPERKDIPPWVKAPEDLKDPEVLQVQTQLLEALFGPAGSRIPYIEQVSKVMLELKVLESSDLTEVVVYGSYLHKLRARWMLQSMAEWHRQRQERGMLKLEDAMKALELGPWMK, from the exons ATGGGGACGctaccagaaagaaaagatattccaCCGTGGGTGAAAGCTCCCGAAGACTTGAAAGATCCCGAAGTGTTGCAGGTCCAGACGCAGCTCTTGGAGGCTTTGTTTG GCCCAGCGGGATCTCGAATCCCGTACATCGAGCAAGTGAGCAAAGTCATGCTCGAGCTAAAGGTTCTGGAATCCTCGGACCTCACGGAGGTCGTGGTTTATGGCTCTTACTTGCACAAGCTCAGGGCCAGGTGGATGCTCCAGTCCATGGCCGAATGGCACCGCCAGCGACAGGAACGAG GGATGCTCAAACTTGAGGATGCCATGAAAGCCCTAGAGCTAGGTCCTTGGATGAAGTGA